The genomic interval CACGACATCGTCGAAGACACCGAGATCACCCCCGAAGAACTGGAAGCCCATTTTGGCAACGAAGTGCGCCAGCTGGTGGAAGGGGTGACCAAGCTGTCCAAGTTCAACTTCGAGAGCAAAACCGAGCGTCAGGCCGAAAACTTTCGCCGCATGTTCCTGGCTATGGCCCAGGACATTCGGGTGATTGTGGTGAAGCTGGCCGATCGCCTCCACAACATGCGTACCCTGGAGCACCTCAGCGGCGAAAAACGCCGTCGCATTGCCCGCGAGACCATGGAGATCTTTGCACCCCTGGCCAACCGTCTGGGGATTGGGCGCTTCAAGTGGGAACTGGAGGATCTCTCCTTTAAGTATTTGGAGCCCGACGCCTACCGGCAAATGCAGCGCCACATCACCGAAAAGCGGGTCGACCGCGAGGCGCGGCTGGTGCAGGTGGCCGAAACCCTGCGCCAGCGCATGCACCAGTCCGAGATCCAGGTAGTGGATGTTAGCAGCCGTCCCAAGCACCTGTACGGCATCTACCGCAAAATGGAGCGGCAGCAGAAGGACTTCAGCGAAATCTACGACATCGCCGCCATTCGCCTGATCGTGGGCACCAACGAAGAGTGCTACCGCGCCCTGGCCATCGTCCACGATGCCTTTCGCCCGGTGCCGGGTCGCTTCAAAGACTACATCGGTCTGCCCAAGCCCAACCGCTATCAGTCGCTGCATACGGTAGTGATTGGTCCCAAGGGCAAGCCCATCGAGGTGCAGATTCGCACCCTGGAAATGCACCATGTGGCCGAGTACGGTATCGCCGCCCACTGGAAGTACAAGGAAACCGGTGCCTCCACCAACACCCGCATTAACGCTGACGACGAGAAGTTCACCTGGCTCAGGCAGCTGCTGGAGTGGCAAAACGACCTCAAGGACGCTCAGGAATTCCTCGAAAACGTCAAGGGCAATCTGTTTGATGAAGATGTCTACGTGTTTACCCCCGACGGGGACGTGGTGCCGCTCAGCCGGGGGGCCACGCCGGTTGACTTTGCCTACCGTATCCACACCGAGGTGGGCAACCACTGCGCCGGGGCCAGGGTGAATGGCCGCATCGTCACCCTCGATACGCCCCTGGTCAACGGCGACATTGTCGAAATCATCACCCAGAAGAACAGCCACCCCAGCCTTGACTGGCTCAACTTTGTCGTCACCCCCAGCGCCCGCAACCGGATTCGGCAGTGGTACAAGCGATCGCACCGCGACGAAAACATTGCCCGGGGTCGTGACCTGCTGGAAAAAGAGCTGGGCCGCAGTGGCTTCGATGCCCTGCTGAAGTCAGAGCCAGCCCAGATGGCGGCCGAGCGCTGCAATTACCCCAGTGTGGACGACCTGCTGGCCGGGCTGGGCTACGGCGAGGTCACCCTCAACCTGTTCGTCAACCGCCTGCGGGAGGCGATCAAGACCAAACAGCCCCTGGAGGTGCTGTCACCGGAGGCCTCGCTACAGGACTCTGATCAGTTTCTGGCTGGGGCCGTCACCAGTCCCCACCGCCACCGCCCCACCCCCTCCAAGGACCCGATTCTCGGCATTGAGGGGCTGATGCACCACATTGCCGGCTGCTGTAACCCCCTGCCCGGAGAGCCGATCATGGGCAGTGTGTCCCTGGGCAGCCGGGGCATCGCCATTCACCGCCAGGGCTGTCCCAACCTGGCCGATATTCCGGGCGATCGCATCATCCCGGTCAGCTGGAACCCCGGCGAGCTGAACGGGTCTCGCCAGACCTACCCCGTAGAGGTGCGGATTGAGGTGATCGATCGCGTCGGCGTGCTGAAGGACATTCTGTCCCACCTGTCGGACTTGCAAATCAACGTCCACAAGGCCCAGGTCAAAACCTTCCCCGGCCAGACCGCCGAAATTGACCTGGGACTGGATGTCAAAGACCACGCCCACCTCGATCAAACCTTTGTGCAGATCCGCAAGATGACCGACGTGCTCAAAATTCGCCGCATGAGCCACAGCGGCTGAGGCAAAGGGGGATACCCTGGCTAGTCAGTTGGCATCCTAAACCAGGAGGGATGTCCCCAAAGCCGTGGAATAATGGGAGTCTGCCTCGACGACAACAGCACAGTGGCCCAGGACTATGGCGCAGAGAACGGCTCATCCCGCTAAACGAGTGGGCGTAATTGGCGGAGGTCAGCTGGCCTGGATGATGGGTCCAGCGGCGCAGAAGCTGGGTCTGGAGCTGGTGGTGCAGACCCCCAGAGATACCGATCCGGCCGTGGCGATCGCCCAGGCCACCGTTTTTGCCTCCGTCGCCGATGCCGCCGCCACGGCTACTCTGGCCGCCCAGTGCGATGTGATCACCTTTGAAAACGAGTTTATCGATCGCCAGGGGCTACAGTCTCTGGCCGACGGCGGCACGGTCTTTTGCCCCGGCCTGGATCTGCTCAGCCTGGTGCTGGACAAGCGCCACCAGCGGGAGTTCTTTGCCCAAATTGGCCTGCCCAACCCCCGCTTTGCCTGCTTAGACGCCGACGCCAGCGACGCCGACCTCCTGGCCAAGGCCGAAGCTATCGGCTTTCCGCTGGTGATGAAAACCCGACGCCTCGGCTACGACGGCCAGGGCACCACCGTTGTGCAAACCCCCTCTGACCTCAGCGCCACCTGGGCCAGGTTTAACCACGCCCCCGTGCTGCTGGAGGAGTTTGTGCCCTTCAAGCAGGAGCTGGCCATTATGGTTGCCCGATCGGCCCAGGGCAACGTCGCCGTCTACCCCACCGTCGAGACCCAGCAGGTGAACCAGATCTGCCGTCGGGTCTTTGCCCCGGCCAGGGTGAGAGCCGGGGTCAGTAGCCGCATGGAGGGCATCGCCCGCACCCTGGCCGAGGAGCTGGATCTGGTGGGCATCCTCGGCATTGAGTGTTTCTTGACCGAGAGCGATCGCATCTTGATCAACGAAATTGCCCCCCGCACCCACAACTCCGGCCACTACACCCTCGATGCCTGCGAAACCTCGCAGTTTGAGCAGCAGCTGCGGGCGGTCAGCGATCGCCCCCTCGGCCCCACCGCCCTCACCTGCCCCCAGGCGGTGATGGTCAACCTGCTGGGCCTGGAGGAAGACGAAGCCACCCACCACCAACGCCTTGAGGCTCTCAAACAGCTACCCAACGCTACCCTCTACTGGTACACCAAAGGGTTGCGTCCCGGTCGCAAGCTGGGCCACATCACCCAACGGCTTGGTCCTAGGGATGACCCCGCCGCCGCCGCCGCCGCGATCGAAACCCTCTGGTACGGGACATAACGCACCCCCTCACTCCTTCACCCCCCCACCCCTTCACCCTCTCCATGCCCTACACCCTGGACCAG from Leptolyngbya sp. KIOST-1 carries:
- a CDS encoding RelA/SpoT family protein, encoding MTATVHPPLPDDCTLPGWLETCVLTHHDDRQDDLAQDPKDKSNSVLVCQAFEFAYTLHKGQYRASGEPYICHPIAVAGLLRDLGGDSAMIASGFLHDIVEDTEITPEELEAHFGNEVRQLVEGVTKLSKFNFESKTERQAENFRRMFLAMAQDIRVIVVKLADRLHNMRTLEHLSGEKRRRIARETMEIFAPLANRLGIGRFKWELEDLSFKYLEPDAYRQMQRHITEKRVDREARLVQVAETLRQRMHQSEIQVVDVSSRPKHLYGIYRKMERQQKDFSEIYDIAAIRLIVGTNEECYRALAIVHDAFRPVPGRFKDYIGLPKPNRYQSLHTVVIGPKGKPIEVQIRTLEMHHVAEYGIAAHWKYKETGASTNTRINADDEKFTWLRQLLEWQNDLKDAQEFLENVKGNLFDEDVYVFTPDGDVVPLSRGATPVDFAYRIHTEVGNHCAGARVNGRIVTLDTPLVNGDIVEIITQKNSHPSLDWLNFVVTPSARNRIRQWYKRSHRDENIARGRDLLEKELGRSGFDALLKSEPAQMAAERCNYPSVDDLLAGLGYGEVTLNLFVNRLREAIKTKQPLEVLSPEASLQDSDQFLAGAVTSPHRHRPTPSKDPILGIEGLMHHIAGCCNPLPGEPIMGSVSLGSRGIAIHRQGCPNLADIPGDRIIPVSWNPGELNGSRQTYPVEVRIEVIDRVGVLKDILSHLSDLQINVHKAQVKTFPGQTAEIDLGLDVKDHAHLDQTFVQIRKMTDVLKIRRMSHSG
- a CDS encoding 5-(carboxyamino)imidazole ribonucleotide synthase, whose amino-acid sequence is MAQRTAHPAKRVGVIGGGQLAWMMGPAAQKLGLELVVQTPRDTDPAVAIAQATVFASVADAAATATLAAQCDVITFENEFIDRQGLQSLADGGTVFCPGLDLLSLVLDKRHQREFFAQIGLPNPRFACLDADASDADLLAKAEAIGFPLVMKTRRLGYDGQGTTVVQTPSDLSATWARFNHAPVLLEEFVPFKQELAIMVARSAQGNVAVYPTVETQQVNQICRRVFAPARVRAGVSSRMEGIARTLAEELDLVGILGIECFLTESDRILINEIAPRTHNSGHYTLDACETSQFEQQLRAVSDRPLGPTALTCPQAVMVNLLGLEEDEATHHQRLEALKQLPNATLYWYTKGLRPGRKLGHITQRLGPRDDPAAAAAAIETLWYGT